The genome window ATCTGTCGAAATACATTAATCCCAAGGCGTACCGCCATTTGATTGACGATAAAGAGAATCAGGTTTTGCTCATGGAGTCGCTCGGTACGAAGAAGTACCGGACTGCTTACGTTAGCATCAAATCAACGGACCGCAAATTGCTTGGCGTCTTAGGCGTTCCTCATTTTGATTCCCAGGCTGAGCTGGACCGGCAACTTATTGAGGTCATCTCGACCGTTTTGAGCGTTTTTACCGGACTGCTGCTCGTCTTTTTCTTTGTATCTTACTGGGCTTCAACGAGTCTAACCAAGCCACTGCAAATGATTACCCAGAAGATTCGGAGGACAAATCTGGATAAACTGAACGAACCATTACCCTGGGGATCTGATGATGAGATTGGCGTTCTGATTGCTGAATACAACAAAATGCTGTTGAAATTAGAGGAAAACAAACGGGCCTTGTCGCATAGTGAAAAACAATCAGCCTGGCGCGAAATGGCTAAGCAGGTTGCGCACGAGATCAAAAACCCGCTGACTCCCATGAAGTTAACCCTCCAGCATCTACAGCGAACGCTTCCAAAAGATAGTCAGGAAGGCCGGGGTGGCATTCAACGTACGCTAAACTCACTCCTGGACCAGATTGATAACCTGAGTGACATTGCCACTTCGTTTTCGGATTTTGCCAAAATGCCCCTCCCGAAGAACGAGCTTTTTGAAATCACTACGGTTATTAATAAAGCCGCGGATCTGTACGCCGATGACGGAAAAATCTCGCTGGAACGGAGCATTGCGCCGCATCCCGTGATGATTGTCGGTGATCGCCAGCTAATAGGCCGGATACTTACTAACCTGATTATTAATGGAATACAATCGGTGCCTATTGGCAGAAAACCCACTATTCGGTTGAAGCTGGCCGTTAATGACGGAAATATCAATATTGAGGTTAGCGACAATGGGGCGGGCATTCCGGAAGCAATCCGGACTAAGGTCTTTCTTCCTAATTTCAGCACCAAGCAAGGCGGCTCGGGCCTGGGGCTAGCCATCGCGAAACGAGGCATTGAGCATGCAGGTGGCAGCATCTGGTTTGAGACAGTGGAAAATGTGGGAACAACGTTCTTTATTTCCATTCCTCAAACCGATGCCTTGTCAGTACCACCCGTGACGAATCATAAACGCACCGTAAAGCGCTAGTTACTATTCGCCGTCAATAGTTACGTGCTTCCAATTTTCGCCAGAACGAATGCGATTCAATTGAGTGTGCGTAATGCCAAATTGCTTGGCAATCATTTTTAGCCGGTTTTTATCGTTTTTAAGCAGTTTTTTGATCATTTTCACCTTCGACTCCGTCAGCTTGTAGTTCCGGGTGCGGCGGGGCATTTCCCGGTTTAGAAGCGCTGGATTCTCGCGGTTATGCTCAATCATCTCCTCTTTAGTTACCCATTTCAGGTTCTGAAAATGATTGTTCTTTTTGTCATGGTCTAAATGAATCACATACACCAGATCCGTTTGATTGCGCTCGACAAAAAACTCTGCCACCAGTTTGTGCACGTAACGATTCAGCGTTTTCCCAGCAGTCCGAATGTTGAGTGAGTTATACCCCTGAATAACAGATCCCTTAATAATAGTCCCTTCCTTAGGCTCAGTCTGAAAACTTTTTAATCTCCCAAAATTTGAAACCTCGTAACGGGGAGGATTTTCAAGCCCGTCAAAGACAATAGCCACCCATTTCTCGTTCCAATAACTACTTGATCTCCTCTCACTCATGATTAATGCACTTTACAAAATATGGATATTTCTTCATTCATCAAGGGTATAGCCAATCATTCAACAAACGGTCAAAACATCAATTAAGCGCCTGAAACGACCTTTTTTTATTGTATATCCAAAACAGACGATGGCTTAATTTTTCGGTAAATTAGTGTAGCTACATTATATGAACAAACTTGTTTAACAAATGTTGTGAAAAACTAAACAACTTTTTTCACCGGTAAATGGCTGGCCCAATCCGTTAAAAAGAGATTGAGAACCAGATTTAATCCATCAAGGTTATAAGGATAGCTATCGATTAAACGAACATGAAAAAAGGAAAAACACTGATTATTGGCGCTTCTGAAAATCCAGATCGCTACGCCAATCGAGCCGCTCATAGCTTGTTACGATACGGACACGATATTGAAATGGTTGGCTTGCGCGAGGGCCAAATCCGATCCAACCCAATTCAAACCGGCCTACCAGAACTTTCTGATATAGAGACAGTTACTTTATACGTATCTGCAAAAAATCAGCCAGGCTACACGGAGTACATTAAGCATTTGAAACCACAACGAGTGATCTTCAATCCAGGAACTGAAAACCCAGCTTTTGAGCAGGAATTAATTCAGGAAGGGATTGAGCCCATTCATGGCTGTACATTA of Tellurirhabdus bombi contains these proteins:
- a CDS encoding CoA-binding protein, with the translated sequence MKKGKTLIIGASENPDRYANRAAHSLLRYGHDIEMVGLREGQIRSNPIQTGLPELSDIETVTLYVSAKNQPGYTEYIKHLKPQRVIFNPGTENPAFEQELIQEGIEPIHGCTLVMLSVGAY
- a CDS encoding NUMOD4 domain-containing protein; its protein translation is MSERRSSSYWNEKWVAIVFDGLENPPRYEVSNFGRLKSFQTEPKEGTIIKGSVIQGYNSLNIRTAGKTLNRYVHKLVAEFFVERNQTDLVYVIHLDHDKKNNHFQNLKWVTKEEMIEHNRENPALLNREMPRRTRNYKLTESKVKMIKKLLKNDKNRLKMIAKQFGITHTQLNRIRSGENWKHVTIDGE